Proteins encoded by one window of Rhodobacteraceae bacterium IMCC1335:
- a CDS encoding uracil phosphoribosyltransferase, which yields MNDHLTIVDHPLVQHKLTLMRDKTRSTAEFRQLLREISQLLAYEVTRSLALATKTIETPMQTMQAPVLEGKKLALISILRAGNGLLDGVLELIPSARVGFVGLYRDEETLQPVQYYFKVPESLEDRLVIAVDPMLATGNSSVAAIDLLKQAGAKNIRFLCLLAAPEGVKRMAEAHPDVPIVTASLDSHLNEQGYIVPGLGDAGDRMFGTK from the coding sequence ATGAATGATCACTTAACTATTGTTGACCATCCTTTGGTACAGCATAAACTGACCCTGATGCGGGATAAAACACGCTCGACAGCTGAGTTCCGGCAATTGTTGCGCGAGATCAGCCAGCTCTTGGCCTACGAAGTCACGCGCAGCCTTGCCTTAGCCACGAAAACCATCGAAACGCCAATGCAAACCATGCAGGCACCGGTTTTGGAAGGTAAAAAACTGGCTTTGATTTCGATCCTAAGAGCTGGAAATGGCCTATTAGACGGGGTGCTTGAGCTGATCCCTTCGGCGCGCGTTGGTTTTGTTGGCCTTTATCGCGATGAAGAGACTTTGCAGCCCGTGCAATATTATTTCAAAGTCCCCGAAAGCTTAGAGGATCGGTTGGTGATCGCGGTAGATCCTATGCTTGCCACGGGCAATTCTTCGGTAGCGGCTATTGATTTGCTGAAACAAGCCGGGGCTAAAAATATTCGTTTTTTATGCCTGTTGGCGGCACCAGAGGGGGTGAAACGCATGGCCGAGGCGCATCCTGATGTGCCTATCGTTACGGCTTCACTCGACAGCCATTTAAACGAACAGGGTTATATCGTGCCCGGGCTTGGCGATGCTGGGGATCGCATGTTTGGCACCAAGTAG
- a CDS encoding adenosine deaminase: MSVAECQKIELHLHLEGAAPPHFIRRLADEKNINLQGVFDPAGHYIFQNFEQFLRVYEAATTVLQSPEDFYRLTAEVLLQSAAQGVIYTEFFLSPEFCGGGDLAAWTDYLAAIEQAAVEAQAKTGIRSRGIVTCIRHFGPELAQKSASCAAETAGDYIVGFGMAGDELQGKQGDYSYSFDMAREAQLKLTTHAGEWGGAESVRQAVRDLNVARIGHGVQVIEDPELVAEITAREIVLEICPGSNVALGVFPSLAKHPIQKLRDAGVLITVSTDDPPFFHTDMKQEYTNLAETFGWGAKDFLALNITAAQAAFCDIETKQILLKALESA, translated from the coding sequence ATGAGCGTTGCCGAATGTCAAAAAATTGAGTTGCATCTGCATCTAGAAGGCGCGGCTCCACCGCATTTCATCCGCCGCTTGGCCGATGAAAAAAATATTAACCTTCAAGGTGTGTTTGATCCGGCTGGACATTACATTTTCCAAAATTTTGAACAATTTCTGCGGGTGTATGAAGCGGCCACCACGGTGTTGCAAAGCCCCGAGGATTTTTATCGTCTAACCGCCGAGGTTCTTTTGCAAAGCGCTGCGCAAGGGGTGATTTATACTGAGTTTTTCCTGTCACCTGAATTTTGCGGTGGCGGTGATTTGGCGGCTTGGACAGATTATTTAGCTGCGATCGAGCAGGCTGCTGTTGAGGCGCAAGCAAAAACAGGGATTAGAAGCCGAGGCATCGTGACATGTATTCGCCATTTTGGGCCAGAGTTGGCCCAAAAATCCGCGTCTTGTGCCGCCGAAACTGCAGGAGATTACATTGTTGGCTTTGGAATGGCTGGCGATGAATTGCAAGGGAAGCAGGGGGACTATTCCTATAGTTTTGACATGGCGCGCGAAGCGCAGCTGAAACTCACCACGCATGCCGGAGAATGGGGTGGCGCAGAAAGTGTGAGGCAGGCTGTCAGGGATCTGAATGTGGCGCGCATTGGACATGGCGTGCAAGTCATTGAAGATCCAGAGCTTGTTGCCGAAATTACAGCGCGTGAAATTGTTTTGGAAATCTGTCCGGGATCGAATGTGGCGCTGGGCGTGTTTCCGAGCCTTGCCAAGCACCCAATACAGAAATTACGTGACGCAGGTGTCTTGATTACCGTGTCCACGGATGATCCGCCCTTTTTCCACACCGATATGAAGCAGGAATACACCAATCTCGCCGAAACTTTTGGCTGGGGTGCAAAAGATTTTTTGGCCTTGAACATCACGGCTGCGCAGGCCGCCTTTTGCGATATTGAAACGAAACAGATACTCTTAAAAGCATTGGAGAGCGCATGA
- a CDS encoding phosphopentomutase — MGRCFLVVLDSVGIGGAPDADQFFNIDLPDTGSNTLLHIAQACAKGRADKGRNGPLHLPNLDRLGLGAAVELACGQRPPNLLALPEGAWGAASETSFGKDTPSGHWELAGLPVPWQWHSFPRAQPAFPDALVAEVCAIAGTSDILGNCHASGTEILQKLGEAHCRTGQPICYTSSDSVFQIAAHEQHFGLARLYDLCEKIAPRLHAMRVGRVIARPFIGQSGAFQRTNHRKDYAMMPPKPVVTNWLQEAGHPVIGIGKISDIFSGQGLDISLTGPDFELMQHLQNQVNQAEDGSFIFANFVEFDSLYGHRRDVAGYARALEWFDRALGSLLAAMKPDDLLILTADHGNDPTWPGTDHTRERVPVLCAGMGPKPLGLLGFEDVAATVATYLNVSPKGQGKSFL; from the coding sequence ATGGGGCGGTGCTTTCTTGTTGTTTTAGATTCTGTTGGTATCGGCGGCGCGCCCGACGCAGATCAATTTTTCAATATTGACCTGCCGGATACGGGGTCCAATACGCTGCTGCATATTGCCCAGGCTTGCGCTAAAGGGCGGGCTGATAAGGGTCGAAATGGGCCGTTGCATTTACCCAATTTGGATCGGCTGGGCCTTGGCGCAGCGGTAGAACTGGCCTGCGGTCAGCGCCCGCCTAATCTTTTGGCTCTGCCCGAAGGTGCTTGGGGAGCGGCCAGCGAAACCTCGTTTGGCAAAGATACGCCCTCTGGTCATTGGGAGCTGGCTGGCTTGCCTGTGCCTTGGCAATGGCACAGCTTTCCAAGAGCCCAGCCTGCCTTTCCGGATGCACTGGTCGCCGAAGTTTGTGCGATAGCTGGTACATCAGATATTTTGGGCAATTGCCACGCTTCCGGAACCGAAATTTTGCAAAAGCTTGGAGAGGCCCATTGTCGAACCGGTCAACCTATTTGTTATACATCTTCCGATAGCGTTTTTCAGATTGCGGCGCATGAACAGCATTTTGGTTTGGCACGCCTTTATGATTTATGCGAAAAAATTGCGCCACGCCTTCACGCGATGCGGGTAGGGCGGGTGATCGCACGCCCATTTATCGGCCAATCGGGAGCATTTCAGCGCACGAACCACCGTAAAGATTATGCGATGATGCCCCCTAAACCGGTTGTCACGAATTGGCTGCAAGAGGCCGGGCATCCGGTCATTGGAATTGGTAAAATCAGTGATATATTTTCGGGACAGGGTTTGGATATCAGCCTGACTGGGCCGGATTTTGAATTGATGCAGCATCTCCAGAATCAAGTCAATCAAGCTGAAGACGGTAGCTTTATCTTTGCAAATTTTGTTGAGTTTGACAGCCTCTACGGGCATCGCCGTGACGTTGCCGGATATGCGCGGGCCTTAGAATGGTTTGATCGTGCATTGGGATCGCTTCTGGCTGCTATGAAACCGGATGATTTGCTGATACTGACCGCGGATCATGGCAATGATCCCACGTGGCCGGGCACGGATCATACCCGCGAGCGGGTGCCTGTTCTTTGCGCGGGTATGGGCCCAAAGCCCCTTGGCCTACTTGGCTTCGAAGATGTTGCAGCAACAGTAGCCACGTATTTAAACGTATCCCCGAAAGGGCAGGGAAAGAGTTTTTTATGA
- a CDS encoding thymidine phosphorylase, producing the protein MSFDARSIIAQVREGHAPSGAAMGWFAQGLADHTVSDAQAAAFAMAVCLKGLPFDSRVDLTCAMRDSGPVLHWDLDGPVLDKHSTGGVGDCVSLVLAPLLASAGVFVPMISGRGLGHTGGTLDKLQAIPGLSVQVEKPQFDRLLKEVGCAIVSAGAALAPADKRLYAIRDVTSTVDSLDLITASILSKKLAAGLDGLILDVKCGSGAFMKTPDQARVLAQSLVRTAGQAGCNTIALISDMNQPLAPALGNALELVEVMQVLCEGKAGRLRELTLQLGAELLCANRLFTSLEAAQEDLANRLDSGQAAEKFGQMIALMGGPRGFVENWQRFLPEAPVIREIYAAREGYITAWDSEALGLSVVQLGGGRQVESDIIDPSVGLSDVLPIGSKVIAGMPVARVHANRVGLADKIGETVRNALSMGEIAAPAVPLILERVE; encoded by the coding sequence ATGAGCTTTGATGCGCGCTCTATCATCGCACAGGTGCGCGAAGGTCACGCGCCCTCTGGCGCCGCGATGGGTTGGTTTGCCCAAGGCTTGGCCGATCACACGGTAAGCGATGCGCAAGCCGCCGCTTTTGCCATGGCCGTTTGTCTCAAAGGATTACCGTTTGACAGCCGCGTAGATTTGACCTGCGCCATGCGAGATAGTGGCCCGGTTTTGCACTGGGATTTGGACGGCCCGGTTTTGGATAAGCATTCAACGGGCGGTGTTGGCGATTGTGTTTCATTGGTTCTGGCGCCGCTCTTGGCTTCTGCGGGGGTTTTTGTCCCGATGATTTCTGGGCGGGGCTTGGGCCATACCGGGGGCACGTTGGACAAATTGCAGGCCATTCCAGGCCTGTCAGTTCAGGTTGAAAAACCGCAATTTGACCGGCTTTTAAAAGAGGTTGGCTGTGCGATTGTCAGCGCCGGTGCGGCCTTGGCACCGGCAGATAAGCGCCTTTATGCCATACGCGATGTGACCTCTACGGTTGATAGCCTTGATCTAATTACCGCGTCAATTTTATCAAAAAAATTGGCGGCGGGATTGGATGGGCTGATTTTGGATGTGAAATGTGGCAGCGGCGCGTTTATGAAAACGCCCGATCAGGCGCGGGTTCTCGCGCAATCGCTTGTGCGCACGGCGGGCCAGGCCGGATGCAACACAATCGCATTGATCAGCGATATGAACCAACCTTTAGCGCCGGCCTTGGGCAATGCGCTTGAATTGGTCGAGGTGATGCAGGTGCTGTGTGAGGGCAAAGCAGGGCGGTTGCGGGAGTTAACGCTGCAATTGGGGGCAGAGCTTTTATGCGCCAATCGGCTTTTTACATCTTTGGAGGCGGCGCAGGAAGACTTGGCAAACCGGCTGGATAGCGGGCAGGCGGCAGAAAAATTTGGCCAGATGATAGCGCTGATGGGGGGACCCCGCGGTTTTGTTGAAAACTGGCAGCGGTTTTTGCCCGAAGCGCCGGTTATTCGCGAGATATACGCAGCGCGTGAGGGATATATAACCGCGTGGGATAGCGAGGCTTTGGGCCTAAGCGTGGTGCAGCTTGGCGGCGGGCGGCAAGTTGAAAGTGATATTATTGACCCTTCGGTTGGGCTGAGTGATGTTTTGCCAATTGGCAGCAAGGTCATCGCGGGCATGCCGGTGGCGCGGGTGCATGCAAACCGCGTTGGCCTGGCCGATAAAATCGGCGAAACTGTTCGCAACGCGCTGAGTATGGGCGAAATCGCTGCACCGGCGGTGCCGCTGATTTTGGAACGGGTAGAGTAA
- a CDS encoding cytidine deaminase, protein MALKQAALKVRENAYAPYSGFQVGVALMSSSGEIYTGVNVENAAYPEGTCAEAGAIARMIAAGDRKITAVYVVADGAGPVPPCGGCRQKLAEFSAPDVPVTMATISGIEKTLTVAQLLPGAFTPEHMDHLG, encoded by the coding sequence ATGGCTCTAAAACAAGCGGCGTTGAAAGTCAGAGAAAATGCCTATGCCCCCTATTCCGGATTTCAGGTCGGTGTTGCGCTGATGAGCAGTTCAGGAGAAATTTATACCGGCGTGAATGTTGAAAATGCGGCCTATCCCGAAGGCACATGCGCTGAAGCGGGCGCGATTGCCCGCATGATCGCGGCAGGGGATCGAAAAATTACGGCTGTTTACGTGGTGGCAGATGGGGCAGGGCCAGTGCCGCCATGCGGTGGATGCCGTCAAAAGCTGGCCGAGTTTTCTGCCCCTGACGTGCCTGTCACGATGGCCACGATCTCAGGAATTGAGAAGACATTGACGGTGGCGCAATTATTGCCCGGAGCCTTTACGCCTGAGCATATGGATCATCTTGGATGA
- a CDS encoding DUF861 domain-containing protein: MTIRSEVVLPSTNLSEDISFFTKKLGLRMEMIYPADDPRVVVLSGHGLRLRIEQGGSAAPGFLRLLSATPDLIAEGARLLTAPNGTRIEIENSETPLILPETQHKFVVRRLADQAPWVIGRAGMQYRDLIPDRLGGSIIASHIRIPDGGPVPDMVHYHTVGFQLIFCYRGWVDLVYEDQGAPFRLDAGNCVIQPPEIRHKVLYASDNIEVIEIGVPAEHITTIDHEMQLPNGPANPKRRFSGQQFVHHRAEAARWMPSRLAGFDSRDTTIAAHTQNIAGVHVLKANGGPCQRASHNADILFSFVMEGAMILQAEGQQSVQLTAGDAFVIPPGMLSQYLEISEDCELLEVALPGNFTTDAPQ; this comes from the coding sequence ATGACAATACGTTCAGAAGTGGTATTACCAAGCACCAATCTTAGTGAGGATATTTCCTTCTTCACCAAAAAATTGGGGCTGCGAATGGAGATGATCTATCCTGCTGATGACCCGCGCGTGGTCGTGCTGTCGGGCCATGGCCTCAGGCTGCGCATAGAACAGGGTGGCAGCGCCGCCCCAGGTTTTTTGCGTTTGCTTAGCGCCACACCCGATTTGATTGCAGAGGGTGCACGGCTGTTAACAGCGCCAAATGGCACCCGGATTGAGATCGAAAATAGTGAAACACCTTTGATCCTGCCCGAAACCCAGCATAAATTTGTGGTGCGCCGCTTGGCAGATCAAGCCCCTTGGGTGATTGGGCGGGCCGGCATGCAGTATCGTGATTTGATCCCCGACCGGTTGGGCGGATCGATCATCGCCAGCCATATTCGCATTCCAGATGGCGGCCCTGTGCCGGATATGGTGCATTACCACACTGTGGGGTTTCAGTTGATTTTCTGTTACCGTGGCTGGGTGGATTTGGTTTATGAGGATCAAGGCGCGCCATTTCGCCTAGATGCTGGAAATTGCGTGATCCAGCCGCCTGAAATCAGGCATAAAGTATTGTACGCCAGCGATAATATTGAAGTGATAGAGATTGGAGTGCCCGCCGAACATATCACCACCATAGATCATGAGATGCAGCTGCCCAATGGCCCGGCCAATCCGAAACGTCGTTTTAGCGGCCAACAATTTGTTCATCACCGCGCTGAGGCAGCGCGGTGGATGCCAAGCCGTTTGGCCGGCTTTGATAGCCGCGATACAACGATCGCTGCGCATACTCAAAATATTGCCGGTGTGCATGTCTTGAAAGCCAATGGCGGTCCGTGTCAACGCGCATCTCACAACGCTGATATTCTGTTCAGCTTTGTCATGGAGGGTGCCATGATTCTGCAGGCTGAGGGTCAGCAATCTGTGCAATTAACCGCGGGCGATGCGTTCGTGATCCCGCCTGGCATGCTCAGCCAGTATCTTGAAATCAGCGAAGATTGTGAGTTGCTTGAAGTTGCGCTACCGGGAAATTTCACCACAGATGCCCCGCAATAA
- a CDS encoding NADP-dependent malic enzyme, with amino-acid sequence MSDPTAENLRLAALNYHEFPKPGKLEVRATKPLANGRDLARAYSPGVAEASIEIQKDPLAASRYTARGNLVAVISNGSAVLGLGNTGALASKPVMEGKAVLFKKFANIDCFDIEVNESDPEKLAEIVCALEPTFGAINLEDIKAPDCFIVEKICRERMGIPVFHDDQHGTAIVVGAAATNALHVANKSFEDIKIVSTGGGAAGIACLNMLMKLGVKRSNIWLCDLYGLVYQGRDIDMNPQKAAFAQASEMRSLDEVIEGADMFLGLSGPNVLHPDLVKQMNAQPIIFALANPNPEIMPADALAIAPDAIIATGRSDFPNQVNNVLCFPFIFRGALDVGATEINDAMQVACIQGIAELARATTSAEAAAAYKGETLTFGPNYLIPKPFDPRLSSVVSSAVAEAAMQSGVATQPIKDIDAYRDALKQTVVKSAFLMRPVFEAASSSARRIVFSEGEDERVLRAAQAVLEETSEVPIVIGRPEVIQQRCERLGLDIRPDRDFNIVNPQQDDRYRDYWTSYHTLLARRGVSPDLAKSIMRTNTTAIGAVMVHRGEADSLICGAVGEFRWHLNYIEQILGSKTLSPSGALSLMILEDGPLFIADTHVWADPTPMQIAQTAKGAARHVRRFGIEPQVALCSQSQFGNLNSETGKKMRQALDILDTEKVAFTYEGEMNIDTALDPDLRARLLPENRLQGAANVLIFANADAASGVRNILKMRAGGLEVGPILMGMGNKAHIANPSVTARGLLNLAAIAGTDVKSYE; translated from the coding sequence ATGAGCGATCCAACCGCCGAAAATCTGCGCCTGGCTGCATTAAATTACCATGAATTTCCAAAACCTGGAAAATTAGAAGTGCGCGCCACCAAGCCGCTGGCCAATGGCCGAGACTTGGCCCGCGCATATTCGCCGGGCGTTGCGGAGGCCTCTATCGAAATTCAAAAAGATCCGCTGGCCGCCAGCCGCTATACCGCACGGGGCAATCTGGTTGCCGTGATCAGCAACGGATCTGCCGTATTGGGCTTGGGAAATACCGGCGCCTTAGCCTCAAAGCCCGTGATGGAAGGCAAGGCGGTTTTATTCAAAAAATTCGCAAATATTGATTGCTTTGACATTGAGGTGAATGAAAGCGATCCGGAAAAACTTGCCGAAATTGTTTGCGCGCTTGAGCCCACATTTGGCGCCATCAATCTGGAAGATATCAAGGCGCCTGATTGCTTTATCGTAGAGAAGATCTGCCGTGAGCGCATGGGAATACCCGTGTTTCACGATGATCAACACGGCACGGCCATTGTTGTTGGAGCGGCGGCAACCAACGCGCTTCATGTGGCAAATAAATCCTTTGAAGATATTAAAATCGTTTCAACAGGCGGCGGCGCTGCGGGCATCGCCTGTCTAAATATGCTGATGAAGCTCGGTGTTAAGCGCAGCAATATCTGGCTATGCGATTTATATGGTTTGGTCTATCAGGGCCGCGATATCGATATGAACCCACAAAAGGCGGCCTTTGCGCAGGCCAGTGAGATGCGCAGCCTTGACGAGGTTATTGAAGGCGCTGATATGTTCTTAGGCCTTTCTGGGCCGAATGTTCTGCACCCAGATTTGGTTAAACAAATGAACGCGCAACCGATTATTTTTGCGCTGGCGAACCCAAATCCCGAGATTATGCCAGCCGACGCGCTCGCTATCGCCCCAGATGCCATCATTGCCACCGGTAGAAGCGATTTCCCCAATCAAGTTAACAATGTCCTATGCTTTCCATTCATTTTTCGCGGGGCCTTGGATGTGGGCGCAACCGAGATTAATGATGCAATGCAGGTGGCCTGCATTCAAGGTATTGCAGAGCTTGCGCGGGCCACGACAAGTGCCGAAGCCGCTGCCGCCTATAAGGGTGAAACGCTGACATTTGGCCCAAATTATCTGATCCCGAAACCGTTTGATCCGCGCTTGTCGAGCGTGGTGTCAAGCGCTGTGGCAGAAGCCGCGATGCAAAGCGGGGTTGCCACGCAGCCGATCAAAGATATTGACGCGTATCGCGATGCGTTAAAACAAACCGTTGTCAAATCGGCATTTTTGATGCGGCCGGTGTTTGAGGCCGCCTCAAGCAGCGCGCGGCGGATTGTGTTTTCCGAGGGCGAAGACGAGCGGGTGCTGCGCGCCGCTCAGGCCGTTTTGGAGGAAACCAGCGAAGTTCCCATCGTCATAGGCCGCCCCGAAGTGATTCAGCAACGCTGTGAAAGGCTGGGGCTGGATATCCGCCCCGATCGAGATTTTAACATTGTCAATCCGCAACAAGATGACCGGTATCGCGATTATTGGACCAGCTATCACACGCTATTGGCCCGCCGTGGCGTCAGCCCAGATCTTGCAAAATCGATCATGCGCACGAACACCACTGCGATTGGCGCTGTTATGGTACATCGCGGAGAAGCTGATAGCCTGATCTGCGGCGCTGTGGGCGAATTTAGATGGCATCTGAATTATATCGAGCAAATTTTAGGCAGCAAAACCTTATCGCCAAGCGGCGCGCTGTCTTTGATGATTTTAGAAGACGGGCCTCTGTTCATCGCAGACACCCATGTCTGGGCCGACCCCACCCCCATGCAAATTGCCCAAACCGCCAAAGGGGCCGCGCGCCATGTGCGCCGTTTTGGCATAGAGCCACAAGTCGCGCTGTGCTCGCAATCACAATTTGGAAATCTGAACAGCGAGACTGGCAAGAAAATGCGCCAAGCATTGGATATTCTCGATACCGAAAAGGTGGCGTTTACCTATGAAGGCGAAATGAATATCGATACGGCGTTGGATCCAGATCTGCGGGCCAGGTTACTGCCAGAAAACCGCTTACAAGGGGCCGCAAATGTGCTGATATTTGCCAATGCAGATGCCGCCTCTGGGGTGCGCAATATTCTTAAAATGCGCGCCGGAGGGCTTGAAGTAGGGCCTATATTGATGGGTATGGGCAATAAGGCGCATATTGCCAATCCCTCGGTGACGGCGCGGGGGTTGTTAAATTTAGCCGCAATCGCTGGCACAGATGTCAAAAGCTATGAATAA
- a CDS encoding periplasmic heavy metal sensor translates to MSQQPKQTGAPKRFWKVLLGASLALNIAVAGVLAGAFWRHSPEHRSHAGGSRQAMSPYFRALEPEQRRTISKQLRAGRDEKSKLAAQTQFEAAIRLLRQTPFRAAEFDAVMQQQIIGATQRLQRAQSNLSASIIGMSAQERSAYADRLQAALQHRR, encoded by the coding sequence ATGTCACAACAACCAAAACAAACTGGCGCGCCAAAGCGCTTTTGGAAAGTGCTTCTTGGCGCTTCATTGGCGCTTAATATCGCTGTTGCGGGGGTTTTGGCAGGGGCGTTTTGGCGCCATAGTCCAGAGCATCGGAGCCATGCTGGCGGATCGCGCCAGGCCATGTCACCGTATTTTCGCGCGCTTGAGCCAGAACAGCGGCGCACCATCAGCAAGCAATTACGGGCAGGTCGCGATGAAAAATCCAAATTGGCGGCGCAAACACAATTTGAGGCCGCCATCCGATTATTGCGCCAAACGCCCTTTAGAGCAGCAGAATTTGATGCGGTTATGCAGCAACAAATCATAGGGGCGACGCAGCGGCTGCAACGCGCGCAGAGCAACCTATCGGCCTCTATAATCGGGATGAGCGCGCAGGAGCGCAGCGCCTATGCCGATCGTCTTCAAGCTGCTTTGCAGCACCGCCGCTAG
- a CDS encoding sigma-70 family RNA polymerase sigma factor, which produces MPSQIPDQLDDTALLAAYAKGMPEAARILTERLMPKLYAQAYHRLQNVADAEDIAQEAMLRLWKIAPNWQSGRAKISTWLYQVVANLCKDRCRKPQMTGLEQAPEPIDPRLTVDARLQDERRASALYKALDQLPQRQAQALRMRHLDELSNPEIAVIMAISIEAVESLLARGRRQLKTCLEAEISALGYHDEKV; this is translated from the coding sequence ATGCCGTCTCAAATACCTGATCAGTTGGATGACACCGCTCTTCTGGCAGCCTATGCGAAAGGGATGCCAGAGGCCGCGCGCATTTTGACCGAGCGTTTGATGCCAAAGCTTTATGCGCAAGCCTATCATCGGCTACAAAATGTGGCGGATGCCGAGGATATTGCGCAAGAGGCGATGCTTCGGCTGTGGAAAATTGCGCCGAACTGGCAAAGCGGGCGGGCAAAAATTAGCACATGGCTCTATCAAGTGGTGGCCAATCTGTGCAAGGATCGGTGCCGCAAGCCGCAAATGACGGGATTGGAGCAGGCGCCAGAGCCGATCGATCCCCGCTTGACTGTTGATGCGCGCTTGCAAGATGAACGCCGTGCGTCGGCGCTTTACAAGGCGCTGGATCAATTGCCTCAACGGCAGGCTCAAGCCCTTCGTATGCGGCATTTGGATGAGCTGTCAAACCCAGAGATTGCCGTAATTATGGCCATAAGTATTGAAGCTGTTGAAAGTTTATTGGCGCGCGGGCGGCGCCAGTTAAAGACCTGTTTAGAAGCTGAAATTTCTGCCTTAGGATATCATGATGAAAAAGTTTGA
- a CDS encoding DUF983 domain-containing protein encodes MPNPISEPDTRPIWRAMGFGWRRKCPNCGQGALFKNYLSVRPKCTVCRQDLFHHRADDGPAYLTILIVAHIMAPLLHFTFVTWRLEPLVMLSIFTVGCLALALYLLPRLKGVIIAVQWARYMHGFGHEENARNSDTA; translated from the coding sequence ATGCCAAACCCTATATCCGAGCCCGACACGCGCCCAATTTGGCGAGCTATGGGGTTTGGCTGGCGCCGCAAATGCCCAAATTGTGGCCAAGGCGCGCTGTTCAAAAATTATCTGAGCGTGCGCCCAAAATGTACCGTCTGTCGCCAAGATCTGTTCCATCACAGGGCGGATGATGGGCCCGCTTATCTGACAATTTTGATTGTGGCGCATATCATGGCGCCCTTATTGCACTTTACCTTCGTAACCTGGCGATTGGAGCCACTGGTTATGCTCAGCATTTTTACGGTTGGCTGTTTGGCCTTGGCGCTTTATCTTCTGCCGCGTCTCAAGGGCGTTATCATCGCAGTGCAATGGGCCCGCTACATGCATGGTTTTGGCCATGAAGAAAATGCAAGGAACTCTGATACCGCATGA
- a CDS encoding NUDIX domain-containing protein — translation MSQDKTAIRPAATVIVLRDRASAPKVLMGQRGAQAAFMPNKFVFPGGAVDPQDAAVPLLSEISNPCKDRLSEESEGPSVQALCAAAIRELFEETGQILGQQAAWLDPVPDGWQAFASKGYRPIAEPLQFVFRAITPPGRPRRFDARFFLLDAAFLQSDLDDFSAASDELSHLQWVPLEHARSFDLPFITEVVMAEIAGRLDAPAPPDSVPFFKNNDEESQFLRLTGRAVSISE, via the coding sequence ATGAGTCAGGATAAAACTGCCATCCGCCCCGCAGCCACGGTGATCGTGCTGCGCGATCGCGCTAGCGCGCCGAAGGTTCTAATGGGGCAAAGAGGCGCGCAAGCCGCCTTCATGCCGAATAAATTTGTGTTTCCGGGCGGCGCTGTTGATCCGCAAGACGCCGCAGTTCCGCTTTTGAGCGAGATATCAAACCCCTGCAAAGACAGGCTCAGCGAAGAGTCAGAGGGGCCCTCGGTGCAGGCCCTATGCGCCGCGGCTATTCGAGAACTGTTCGAAGAGACCGGGCAAATCTTGGGACAACAGGCCGCTTGGCTAGATCCGGTCCCCGATGGATGGCAGGCTTTTGCGAGCAAGGGCTATCGACCGATTGCCGAGCCATTACAATTCGTGTTTCGCGCCATTACTCCGCCCGGGCGACCCCGGCGTTTTGATGCGCGGTTTTTTCTATTAGACGCGGCCTTCTTACAAAGCGATCTGGATGATTTTTCTGCCGCTTCAGATGAGTTATCGCATTTGCAATGGGTTCCGTTAGAGCATGCGCGCAGCTTTGATTTACCCTTTATCACCGAGGTCGTTATGGCTGAAATTGCGGGGCGCTTGGATGCGCCTGCCCCGCCGGATTCGGTGCCCTTTTTCAAAAATAACGATGAGGAAAGTCAGTTTTTAAGGCTCACAGGCCGTGCTGTAAGCATAAGCGAGTGA